Within the Salmo salar chromosome ssa12, Ssal_v3.1, whole genome shotgun sequence genome, the region TAGAAATAAATATAAATCAACACAGGTTTGCTCTCCATGGAAATTCTATTATGAATGCTTCAATTATCAACAATTATTAAATGCAACAAAAAGCTTATGAACACCTCACACGTTCACTGAGTTACAACaagcaaaaaaatataaataaatacattaaaaggGCGCAGTCATCCGGGTAGCCGATTAAACTCAACTCCATGATTTACGATGGATTTGAGCGGCGACTATCACATAAAATGATTTCAGCACCCAAAACATTGCCCGTAATTACACGCGACAGTGGGTTTTTATGTGACGTCGGCGCTCCAGTTCGTCAACACTAGTCGCCACTCAACTCCATCGTAAATCGTGGAGTTGAGTTGGAGTCGGCTATAGTCGGGGGAAAGACACAAGAGTTATAATAGTATAGTGGTGGACAATGTGGAGTGAATGACTGGATCACAAATGAGGGTCATACTGTCGGTCATATACATAGAAATAGACCTCTATTGGTCATCATACCGAGGAGACTCTCTTGTTTCCTGTAGCCGCACAGAGGGACTAAACCCCTGGGGGTTTCACGTGTGTCTGTAGGGGCctggagcatgtgtgtgtgtgtgtgtgtgtgtgtgtgtgtgtgtgtgtgtgtgtgtcagaggacgTGAGCAGAGTGGAGCTGAAGTGGATCGTGCTTCACCGAATTTCTAAAACGTTGGAGCGTCGGCCTTCTATCCCGCTTCCAATTTCGCTCCGGTACTGCTCAGCCACGATCTCTGGGCATGCTCTAGCCAGCATTTTTCATTTCCTTCATTATGTTCTTTTAATTATGCCTATTATGTTGTATTTATTTagcctacccctaccactaatGCAAAGAGATGTTGATACGAGTACATAGTCACAAAAGTAGATGGGGTGTTTGTTAAATGATCCCTTTTAAACAGAAAATGAATGGAGCGAATTTGGAGTGGCAGAAGACCGCTCCGTGAGCAATGTGTGGGATCTCTGACCGCTCaactccgctcacatactctggtgTGTGTTTGCACTCAGAAATCAAAGTCCTCGCATTACAGCAGTGTGTGTCTCTGACATGGGTCCCAGGCcacggggggtgggggggggactgAAGTAATCATCGGCAAGGTGACTGTCAACCTTTTGAAGGGGACACTGGGCTTGATTAAATTACTGTAGAATGGAGAGAAAATTAAATAACATTAAAATCTGAGCGTTTGATTATCATTTGGTCAGTCTTCATTTGATACAATCTAATTTGATAAAATCATTACCTGCGTTAGTGGCATTGGAAAGGTGGGGGAGtcagtggggttaggatggtaaGGGATAGTCGTGCACAGTGGACCATGATGCAACTGGCTGCAGGAAGCAGAAGACTCACAAGTATGGTACTCAACATGCAGGTAAGGGATGATCATGAGTTATGAGGTAAACGTAAGTTACACCAGCATAGAGGTTTCTGGTGACAGGCAGGAGAAGATGAAGAGGATGAGGCAGACATGGATGACTGGATGAGGGTTATAAGAGAGTTGGAGTGTATGGAACAGATTCACTCAGTCTTCACCTTACtctaaacatttcaaaaccaccAGGCTAATTCACACAAAACTAGACCCATATATCATTTTTAAAAGCTTATTCCTTAACTAGGGTTTGTAACTAACCCCTATTTAGAAGTGCTTTACTATTTTCCTTTGTAATGACCATTGCCCTACAATCTCTATTACATCAAGTGCCAGGGAACTTAATCTGTAAACCGAATGTGCCACACCACAGTTATCACTTTGTGACATCACAGCAAAAGTGATATGACAAGTGCTTAGCCACAGTGCTCTTTTATTTAGCAGCTACGGTACATTTCATTGCACTGTTTTAATGGTCCCCGAATGGTATGGACTAGACGGAAGCAGCAGAGGTCTTTCTGCAGCCTGCACTGCTGCCGCCTGTCTGAATGAAAGTTAAGCTTACTCAGTTACACTTTACTTGAAGCCTTCGTCATAAGAGCTACACTGTCATAAACATGAAATAACATAGACATAACAGATTATGTTATGTACACACGCCTGCTCTGAACTCTGACTGTTTGAGGAGAGCTGATAGCAGTAAATTCTACAACCGTGCCAACATTCTGCCACTCCGTGAGCATTACTAGCAGAAAAGGTATGCCTGAGCCAAGCTAGCATCATGCCATGCTGGATATGAACACATAGCCATCACACAGTAGTGTGGTAAAGCACCATTAGCCACCACTGTCCTAGTCACAGCAACAGCCTAGACAGAACCATGCCGGTGAAGCTCAGCAGTGCAAAGCGTGATGAGAGGTTAGAGGTTATGATGGAGGTTAGAGTTCAAAGGTCAAAGTAAATCTCGCTGCAGAGGACCACGGGGCCTCCCAGGATGCCGCTGGGCTTGGGGAGGACCCTGCAGGAGCGTCTCTGACTTACATAATGATTGGCCGATGCCACTTTGCCCCGCGCCAATGAGGAGGATTTTCCCCGCCCGCCTGCAGCCACTCCCCCGCCGCGGCGCGCCTGTTCGTGGTCAAACTCCAGGTCCTCCAGTCGTTGGGTCAGGGCCAGCTTCTGCTGGATGGCCATGCGGAGCAGGGAGTTCAGGGTCTTCTTCTCATCCTCCGCTGCAGCCAGCTGCCTCTGCATGTCATCCAGCTGGGTCACATACTCGTCACAcctgagagggtgagagaggggggagggagacagagaaaaagagcgaTAAAGAGAAAAAGAGCGATAAAGAGGGATTAAAGAAAGAGGGCGAGAGCAAAAGGGAGACAGGAATAGTGAGAGAAGGGAAAATATTAGTCAAATGAAAACCAAATAAGGAACTTGTAATTTTCTCCACCAGATGGCGCACATCTTTTCCTGCTGCCAGTCGGTGCATGTTTCCTCCGTTCAGACTCACAGAGCCGCATTTTCCAGATACTGTCAGGAGCAGCCTGCCAGCAGCCTCTGAATCTCTTCAGTATTACATCAGACTGCTCCCACAATGCCccgtctctcccacacacacatgcagcagACACGGAAGAGGGAGTGAGACACCCCACtcgcatttttatttttaatgttttttttctagtttgATGAAAGTCAATGAagtaagtagaccagacccacctgctattgcattggtgtctatgggagacACCCCCAGTTAAGTAGACAGGAACTGACCATTTTTGTCATTGGTAAACAGCCTAAGTGAACCATCTTCATTTATCCAACATCTTTGCATGCAGCCTCTGGCAGAAACACAGCTCCTCAACAACCTAGAAGCTCATTCAGGGCCGGCGTTATGGGCGGGTCTTAGGGAGCCTGACCCGCCCTAATgtacctccttgcccgtccaaatcAAATAAAGtattgatcatttatttgaccGAGACGCGCGCCCCGACAGAAAGACGCATCAATCTCAggtaaagcatccgagcgagcgaaacagctcCCCTCAGTCTCAGAATatgtagaccatctatctgatgcttttccggaaatgtattaaatgtattaaaaataaaaaactgaaatatcacatttacataagtattcagaccctttactcagtactttcttgaagcacctttggcagctattacagcctcaagtcttattgggtatgacgctacaagcttggtacacctgtatttggggagttccttccattcctctctgcatatcctctcaagctctgtcaggttggatggggagcgttgctgcacagctattttcaggtctctccagagatgttcaatcgggttcaagtccgggctctggctgggccactcaaggacatcgaGACTTGTCCCAaggccactcctgtgttgtcttgactgtgtgcttagggtcgttgtcctgttggaaggtgaacctttgccccattctgaggtcctgagtgctctggagaaagttttcgtcaaggatctcactgtactttgctccgttcatctttccctcaaacctgactcgtctcccagtccctgccactgaaaaacatccccacagcatgatgctgccaccaccatgcttcactgtagggatggtgccaggtttcctccagatgtgacgcttacattcaggccaaagagttcaatcttggttttatcagaccagagaatcttgtttctcacgtctgagagtctttaggtgccttttggcaaactccaagcaggctgtcatgtgccttttattgaggagttgcttccgtttggccaccctaccataaacgctgcagagatggttatccttctggaaggttctcccatctccacataggaagtctggagctctgtcagagtgactatcgggtacttggtcacctccctgaccaaggcccttcccctccgattgctcagtttggccgggcggacagctgtaggaagagtcttggtcgttccaaaatgtattccatttaagaatgatgaaggccactgtgttcttgaggaccttcaatgccacagaaatgttttggtactctttccagatctgtgcctcgacacaatcctgtcgtctcggagctctacggacaattccttcaacctcatggcttggtttttgctctgacatgcactgtcaactgttggaccttatatagacaaatcATGTctaaaatcaattgaatttaccacaggtggactccaattttagaaacatctcaaggatgatcaatggaaacaggatgcacctgagatcaattttgagtctcatagcaaagggtctgaatacttatgtaaataagggatttctgtcttaattttttttataaatgtgcaaacatttaaaaaaaaaactttagatTTTGTCATTTTGGTAtggtgtgtaaattgatgaggaaaaaaggctgaataaggctgtaacgtaacaaaatgtggaaaaaagggaaggggtctgaatagtgtctgaatgcactgtatctatatATTATGTGTGGTAATACATTGGAACAGATTTCTAAAATTAAAAATCACATGGAGCTGATTTTCTGGTCTTTTTACAgtcatttatgtaaaaaaaaaaatggtgtcaatttttttgggggggggtctcAGAAAAATTGTGGGGGGGGACAAATAAAATGGGGAACCCTGCATGCAATATGGCATATGAAACGAGAAAACCTAGCGATTTCAGGAAATGAGTCATCTCACTGTGATGTTCTCAGGTGGATTTAGAGCTCTCAGCATGAAAAAATACTAAATAATTTTGTAGAATTGAAACAAGACCACTTCCTCTTGGTCACAGAGGGACGAAATGACTTTGTGCATAAAGCTGAAGTTGTAACGAGTCAGCAGGCATTTGAATGACGTCTCTTAGTCTCTCAGAGGAAGCTGGGCAGAAAATGCTTTGTTGTCAGTTATGAAATCGTGGCAATTTTGTACTGTCAGTAAGTATACTTAGTAatattataataaatataatcatatttattttacagttatGAGAAAAGATGAAATATTATTGTAAGTTGTTTATAATTTGATTGTTACTACATGGAAAGTATTTCAATAATTTCAAGCCCCATTTCCCCCACATTTGTTgaatagaggaaaaaaaaaagaatcacatgatttttcatattttcatttTTGTATCACATTTGTACTCGTGATAAATAACTTTTGGGTATGTGTATTTAGGCGGGAAACTAGATTTTTACGTTATATTTAAAGGCAGACTTCTGATAACTTAAGTGTACCAATAAGCTCTTAACGTGTATCTACTAAGCCTTACCTTGTAGCAAACATGGCCCGTAATGAGGTGAAGGTGGCAGCGTCCTCTTTCAGGCCCTTGAGCTCATTGCGGAGCTTCAACATGGTCTCGGTCACCATGGTCTTCTCATTGTCGTATTTACTCTTCAGGTTGGCCAGTGCCACCTCAGCCGTctgcagagtagagtagaataattTATTGTCAATTTTATTAGAATGAAGGGCAGAGGTTACAGTCACAGGATTAGTAAGACCTTATGCTAATATTAATTCTGAACTTCTACACAAAAAGTAAATTCTCTCAACTACTGTTAATTTCATACCGTATCACCTCCACTTTTAAACAGTACCAACTGTTCATGTTTTGGCAGAAaaatcacactatcacacacacctgTTTGTTGGCCTTGAGCACGGTCCTCAGGGTGGCGATCTGCTCTCTCTTGGTGCTGAGCAGAGACTTGAGTTTGAGGATTTCCCCCATGCAGGCCTCCTTGTCCTTATCGGTCACAGTACCCAGCTCCATGGAGGCCATCCTCTGACGGCTCAGCTCTGTGGTGCGGTCCACCGCCTGCTGCAGGTGACGGATCTGGTCCCTGATGATGGCAACTAGGTTATAGATGTTCATGGGCTCTGAACGGGACTCTGGGATTGGGGCTGGGGTGGCTGGGTCACTGGCTTCAGATTTATTGGGTTCAGTTTCAGGAACCAGCCCATTGGAGAGCAGAACATGGGACAGATGTTGTGTCTTCCCCTCTCGGCTGCCCCTGCCCCCTATACTGGCCTTGCCTTCCTTATAGTAGTCGAGCATGACCCTGCTGGGCGTCTCGTTGTTGCACATGCACACGTGGTTATAGAGGTTGGCCAGCTCCTCGCTGAACGTCACCAGTTCGTCCTGCGCCACGTTCAGGCTTCCCTGCGACTCGCCAACCGCTTCACTCACTCGCCGCAGCTCCTTCTCCAGTCTCGCCACCTCCTCGTGCTCCTCCCGGCTGCTGTTCTCCAGGGAGGCCAGCTTTTCGCTCAGCCCTGCCACGTCGCTCTCCAGGCGGACTCGCTCTTCTTCGTACTGGCTCCGGCACGACTGGTACTCGGCTTTAAGAGTCTTCAGCTCCTGTCTGAGCTCCCCGGCTTCTGATACGGCGATGGTGTACTTACACTGCAGGATCTCAGGCCCGTTGATGTCCAACTCGTAGTAGTCCCCGTCGCCGTCATCGCGGCTGTCTCGTTCTTTCTCGCTGTCCAGGGCCGAGTGGCGCTCCTTGCTGGCCTGGAGTTTCCTCATGGCACTGAGGTTCTCGGTGAGGCGTCCCACCGTCTCCTGCTGCTCTGACAGCGTCCCGTGGGCCACCTCCAGCTGCTTCTGGGACtcctgcagagaggagaggagcgccGCCTTCTCTCGCTCCACCTGGAGAACAGACACGGGACACAGTCACATAACAGCACTGAGAAATGTCTGCAACACTATGATACAGTCCTATTTCAGCTTGGTGTTTATTACTTTTGATTGAGAAATTAAGTAACAATTATATATTTACActtgtctttttttttcttcttctaattTCTATGTAAATACCAGGTAAATATCTGGCTCTAAAATGAAGTGTAATCCAAAACGCCATATGTAGTGTGAGATACTCACTCAATAATTTCACACAGTATGTCTTTACCAGCAAGTCAGCAGTGCATGTATAAGATAAGTAGCCAAGTCAGTCCATGTAGCCCATGAAGTCCCACATAGGGCTCAATTGATTAGTCTTTGACTAGGCCACTAAGGCCAGTATAGGTAATCAATGTCCCTAAATGGATGAACACTGTGTTCCACAATGCTTAATGAACTTTCCAGCCATAAGTCAGAGAACTGTTCACAGCTGCATGTAAGCCTATCTATTTTCCTGGCAACACTTACAAACACAGCTCAATAATGCTAATTATTACTTTATTGCTTTACCAGGGACGCTGACACCTTGAAAGTTGACTGTTAATAAAGCAAACAAGCTAAGCATTTTTACAGTCCTGCCTGCTAAAGCTACTATGTGGTCATCTTACCTGCATGAGCTGCTGCTTGAGTTTCTGGATTTCTGAGATGTTGAGTTCACTCAGCAGGTCATCCACTAGGCTGGGGGCGGGCCGAAGTTTGGCTTTGTTATCTTCGTTGCCGTCGGTGGCCATCTTGGCCAGGCCGTTCTCGTAGCCGCGGAACGAGTCATCGTTGTTCGGCTCGttggtggcagcagtgggatcCTCGCTGAACTTGAGTCCGTCCAGGGAGATGTTGAGGGAACTGTGGTGGTATGGTAACAGGTTGTCCCCAATGGTCATGTAGTGGGACAGTTCTTTACGCAGGGCGGCCTTCTGCTCGCGCTCAGTCTTAATGGTCTCCAGAGCCTCGGTCAGCTGGCGCTCGGCGATCTCCCTCAGGCGCATGGCCTCCTCCTGCTGGCTGTGGAGGCACTGGGAGTCTTCCTCCAGGCGACAGATCTCATGCTTCAGACCCTCAAACTCCACCTGGAGATCACAGAGAAGCCACAGCACATCAGAGGAATCACTAACTAAATAGGGAGAATCCCCCTTACACTCATCACAAAAGCATATTTTTGTCTCATCCCCTCCAGTTGGTCCTTGTATCAATAGCCTCATTCATTGGCAATGGCTTTCGACTATCGAGCCTTGTCACTTTTTCACCCAAACATCTGAAGTGTATTGGCCAGTCTCTATAACTCTACAACCTTTACCGCTACCCATTACCCACAATaagccctcatcctcccctaaTCTCCATACACAACAGCGCCCACTTCCTCCCCTGCCCCCAGCGGACTATCCTAGGGCAGGGGAGGCGGCAGacagtctagtggttaagagcgttgggccagtaacaaaaaGTTCGCTTGATCGAATcctcgagccgactaggtgaaaaatctgtagatgttcccttgagcaaggcacttaaccctaatcactcatgtatgtcgctctggataggacgtctgctaaatgactaaaatgttaaatgaaTCCCCACCCTCCCTCATACTTCCCCTCCCCTTggtcccttcctcttcctctcacctGGCTCTGTCGTAGCAGGGACACCTGTTTCTGCAGGGAGATGTTCTCATCCTCCAGCTCACTGTAGTCCTGCAGCAGACGTGTCTCCCGCACTTTATACTCTCTGATGTCATCACGCAGTTGGGTGCGCTGCAACTCTACCTGCTCAGTGCTCTACAGGCACGGGGAAAGAAATGGGTGAGAGAAGAAGCGAAAGAGGAAAAAGTAATGTCAGAGATTTCCACTAGGAAATGTGGATTTGATAAAAATGCATTCCGTGGCTGTACTGTAATGTCAACGCAGTGGGTGTTTCTCAATACGCATACTCCGAAGTATCAAAGTGTGTGAAACGGAGCACGGAGGGCACTTCTTGGATGCGTACTCCgtttgtacatattttgaagcatgcatCAATGTGAGCTTCAACGGAAAGTATGCACAGAAATATGATGCAACCATGAAAAAAATGACAGAAAATGTATTGAAATCAATGCCGGACAGTATTTTAGCTGAAGGGAGATAAAATGAGCTCTGACTTTGGAGTAAAATGTTGACCAATAACATCTCATATGTTCTGTGACAAAAATATTTTGTATATTAGTTAATAAATACATACTGTGTTAGTGTGAGTAGATCGCAAGCCCATGGTAAGCCAAtcgggctaactggctagctatcCACCAAGAACTGGTAGCTAGTCATCTACCTTGCATAACATTAGTTTTAGGTAGTTTTTGCCTGTtaaactagctggctagctagattaTTAAGTGTgcttgaattccaaataaatcaccaacagtgtcaccagcaaagctcccccacacctccccctccatgcttcacggtgggaaccacacatgcggagataatccattcacctactctgcgtcttacaaagacacggtggttggaaccaaaaatctgaaatttggactcatcagacagattcccaccggtctaatattcattactcgtgtttcttggtctcattattggtgtcctttagtagtggtttctttgcagcaattcgaccatgaagtcctgattcacacattctcctctgaacagttgatgttgagatgtgtctgttacttgaactctgtgaagcatttatttaggctgcaatttctgaggctggtaactctaatgaacttattatcctctgcagcagaggtaactctgggtctttctttcctgtggcagtcctcatgagagccagtttcatcatagcgcttgatgatttttgcgactgcacttggagaaactttcaaagttcttgaaattttccacattgactgaccttcatttcttaaagtaatgatggactgtcgtttctctttgcttatttgagctgttcttgccataatatggacttggtcttttatcaaatagggctatcttctatataccacccctaccctgtcacaacacaactgattggctcaaacgcattaagaaggaaagaaattccacaaattaacttaaggcacacctgttaattgaaatgcattccaggtgactacatcatgaagctggttgagagaataccaagagtgtgcaaagctgtcatcaaggcaaagggtagctactttgaacaatctcaaatataaaatatattttgatttgtttaacacttttttggatactacatgattccatatgtgttatttcatagttttgatgtcttcactattattctacaatgtagaaaatagtaaaataaagaaaaaccctggaatggttaggtgtgtccaaacttttgactggtactgtatatctagcTGATAATTCTGAAGTAAAACGTTTGCTTTGTGTACATCTTGTTTTGTCTCTAttgccattgtcctggctggaagaaggttcagtgaatggggaggtgcagcgtgagatAAAAAAAAGCGGTGCTTCTCAAATGTTTTATGCGTTCTCCACACTCTCATCCACACAAGAATATACTCCAGAGAACGTCATTTGAGAATGTACTCGGAGCATGAGAGTGTGCAGCAtggtagtatgcatattgaggAACACCCAACTTATGTGGCTGTATGCTGGTGGAATAGTGTTAAGATGAGATCTTGGAAGCTTGTTAACTGTAATTAGGGAGGACCAAGATTCAGTTACCAGACTAGGCCATTGAGTGAGAGTGCCTACTAAAAAGACATGGTCCTCTTCGTCAGATTGGTGAGATACAAGAGTATTTCCACATTGTGGTTTGACCTCTCCACATTGACCATGGTTGTGTTTTTGGCAGGTCCTCCACCTTCCAGCTCACCTCTCTCGTCTCCAGGGCGACGGCAGCCAGGCGCTCGTTCTCTGATTGGGTGCTAGCGAGGGCGGTTCTGGCCAACCGCAGCTCATTCTGCAGCTCCAGGACCATCTGCTGATATTGGGCCTCCTTACTGGCTGACTCCAGCATCAGTGactcctccctgctctccccatCTGCAGCCACCTTCCTATGGGTGGAGTAGGCCTGACCGAACGCctggggacaggaggagagaaaaaTACATTGATTAATACTAGGACTGAAGTGGAACACCTTCCTAAGGGTGGAGTATGCCTGCCGAACGcctgaggacaggaggggagaaacaTACATACGCATAGATTAGTACCAGGACAGAATAGTCATATGAGTACAGAACTGGGAGGAGAAGAGTGGACATTGACCAGAACAAGTGCAGTACTCCAGTGAGCATGACTAGTTGTGAGCATCATGACTAGTTGAGAGTCATCAGCGTTAGTGTTGGGATTCATTACTTGAAAAAGTAAATCTATTACTTGTTACATTTAACAAAAGTAATCACCTTGCAATATTACTTTGCATGGAAAGTAATAGATATTACTTGTCATATTACTTTTTTATGCTGTCCAATCAGCACAGAGCTTCACTAAAGGCTATCAGATGAGTGAAGGTGTAGATGTTCCTTTAATACTTCGCCATTTTTTTGGTCAATTTTGTTTGACTTACATGCATCCTTGATGATAAGTAATCCCTTTGATTATATGCAGTCTATTTCAATGCATTATTATATTTAGAATTTATCTGACAGTTTGAATTCGCGCCGCGGtcagttaacttctctagggccagtgggacgatttcgtcccacctacgtaacagccagtgaagtcccgtggcgcgttattcaaataccttagaaatgctattacttcaatttctcaaacatatgactattttacagccatttaaagacaagactctcgttaatctaaccacactgtccgatttcaaaaaggctttacaacgaaagcaaaacattagattatgtcagcagagtacccagccagaaataatcagacaccgatttttcaagctagcatatgtcacaaaaacccagaagacagctaaatgcagcactaacctttgatgatcttcatcagatgacaaccctaggacattatgttatacaatacatgcatgttttgttcaatcaagttcatatttatatcaaaaaccagccttttacattagcatgtgacgttcagaactagcataccccccgcaaacttccggtgaatttacaaaacattttactaaattactcacgataaacgttcacaaaaagcataacaattattttaagaattatagatacagaactcctctatgcactcgatatgtccgattttaaaatagcttttcggtgaaagcacattttgcaatattctaagtagatggcccggcatcacagggctagctatttagacacccagcaagtttagccttcaccaaactccgatttactattagaaatgtttgattacctttggtgttcttcgtcagaatgcactcccaggacttctacttcaataacaaatgttggtttggtcccaaataatccatagttatatccaaacagcggcgttttgttcgtgcgttcaagacactatccgaaagggtaaagaagggtgacgagcacggcgcatttcgtgaccaaaaaaattctaaatattccattaccgtacttcgaagcatgtcaaccgctgtttaaaatcaatttttatgccatttttcttgtaaaaaagcgataatattccgaccgggaatctgcgtttaggtaaaaagacgaaagaaaataaagcacggggtcgactcgtgcacgcgcctaagcccattgtcctctgatcggccacttgccaaaagcgataatgtgtttcagcctggggctgcctcgatatcattcagctttttcccgggctctgagagcctatgggagccgtaggaagtgtcacgttacagcaaagatcctcagtcttcaataaacagagacaagaagaacaagatcttgtcagagagggcacttcctgtaaggaatcttctcaggtttttgcctgccatatgagttctgttatactcagacaccattcaaacagttttagaaactttagggtgttttctatccaaagccaataattatatgcatattgtagttactgggcaggagtagtaaccagattaaatcgggtacgtttttttatccggccgtgtcaatactgccccctacccccaacaggttaaaacctctACGGGATTGGTGTCACTATACCGGGACGGTTGtcgctaacgtgcgctaatgtgactagaatgacgttgtaagtaacagcaaactttccaggacatatgCATGTCTTATATTGGCATGAAAGTTTACATTCTTATTAATCTAAATGCAATGTCCAATTcccagtagctattacagtgaaaaaaagaccatgctattgtttgaggagagtgcacaacaacaaaaaacttgtcacggcaactggtttgatacattcacctctggaggtaaataatgtacttacattcagcaatcttgctctgatttgtcatcctgagggttccAGAGATAACTATGCTACATTCTTTctttgataaaatcaatttttatattcaaatgtaggaactgggttctacagtttgaacccctgctgtttcTAGCCCCACACCCACCccgccatctagatgtgtgaaggttagCGTCTTTACTGTAGG harbors:
- the LOC106565154 gene encoding protein bicaudal D homolog 2 translates to MSVEEQEYPEATLVAEAGPQWFRAELERLSRELSETTHEKIQAAEYGLAVLEEKQLLKQRYDELETEFETVRKELDQLKEAFGQAYSTHRKVAADGESREESLMLESASKEAQYQQMVLELQNELRLARTALASTQSENERLAAVALETRESTEQVELQRTQLRDDIREYKVRETRLLQDYSELEDENISLQKQVSLLRQSQVEFEGLKHEICRLEEDSQCLHSQQEEAMRLREIAERQLTEALETIKTEREQKAALRKELSHYMTIGDNLLPYHHSSLNISLDGLKFSEDPTAATNEPNNDDSFRGYENGLAKMATDGNEDNKAKLRPAPSLVDDLLSELNISEIQKLKQQLMQVEREKAALLSSLQESQKQLEVAHGTLSEQQETVGRLTENLSAMRKLQASKERHSALDSEKERDSRDDGDGDYYELDINGPEILQCKYTIAVSEAGELRQELKTLKAEYQSCRSQYEEERVRLESDVAGLSEKLASLENSSREEHEEVARLEKELRRVSEAVGESQGSLNVAQDELVTFSEELANLYNHVCMCNNETPSRVMLDYYKEGKASIGGRGSREGKTQHLSHVLLSNGLVPETEPNKSEASDPATPAPIPESRSEPMNIYNLVAIIRDQIRHLQQAVDRTTELSRQRMASMELGTVTDKDKEACMGEILKLKSLLSTKREQIATLRTVLKANKQTAEVALANLKSKYDNEKTMVTETMLKLRNELKGLKEDAATFTSLRAMFATRCDEYVTQLDDMQRQLAAAEDEKKTLNSLLRMAIQQKLALTQRLEDLEFDHEQARRGGGVAAGGRGKSSSLARGKVASANHY